The window AGGCGGTAGACAAGATCCTGACCTATGCGGAAGAAAAACTGAACCGTAATTTCGGGAACAATATTCGCTATGGTATGGCAGTACATATTTACAACTCGATTAACCGTGTGAAAAGAGGGCGCAGAATTGTAAATCCACAGCTCAATGTTATCCGTAAAGAGCACGATGCGGAATTTACCGTTGCGTTGGAAAGTTTGAATATTATCAATCGGGAATTTGAAATCACAATGCCCATTGACGAAGCTGGTTTTCTAGCTGTATTCTTTTGTCTTAACCATCTCATGACGGCTGGAAAAAATGAAAAAGTACAGGTGATTGTGATCGCCCACGGAATGGCAACCGCAACTTCTATGGCCGGCACTGCAAACCGTTTGCTCGGCATGGATTATGCGATGGGAATTGATGCATCCCTTGATGAAAACCCACAAAAAGTCTATGTCAGACTAAAAGAGTACCTGATCAGCAAATCTCAAAAATCCGACCTGCTTCTATTAGTAGACATGGGGTCTTTAACAAATTTTTCCTCTGATCTGGAAAGTGAACTTGGAATTCAGGTTAAAACAATTCCTTTAGTCAGCACACTGCATGTAATTGAAGCTACCCGCAAGGCTGCACTGGGGTATCCGCTGGACTATGTATATCATGAAGCGCTATCTGTTAATGAGTTGCTCAGTGAAGTTGACCTTTCGGTGCCAAAGAGAGGCCAACTGCCCCAAATGTTTATTCTTACCATTTGTACAACCGGAGAAGGCAGCGCCGAACTGCTCAAAAATATTTTAGACAATCAACTGGATTATCACAACTCTATCTGTGAAACAGTGGCATTGAAACTTACAGGAGAAGAAACTATTTCAACCCGTCTGGATTCCATCAGTCATATTGGAAAAATCCTTTGTGTTGTAAGCACCTTCCAAATTGGCCTTACAGTGCCACATTTTGATTTGACTGATGTATTCGATGGAAATGCCATTCCCGAAATACAAATATTAATTGATACTGAGAATACATTTGAGAAAATAGGACAAACACTTTCCAATATGCTTAAAAACATTAACAGCAAGAGTGTTTTCAATGATATTCGTGAAGCCATCCACAGAATTGAATTACAGGCGCAACTTGAATTGATTCCCGATGCGCTGATTGGGGCATTCTGTCACATTGGATGTATGATGGATCGCATGATAGGAAACTCTGTAATCGGTGAGTTTCCCGACAAGGATTCATATATTAAAAGCAACAGGATGCTTTTTGAAACAGTAAAGACCTCATTCGATATATTGGAGCGGAAGTTTAAATTTCTGATTCCGGACGATGAAATTTGCTATATTACTTCATTCTTTGTTGAGGAAAATTGCGTTCCAAAACCATGAAACAAAAACATTTCAAAAGGGTCGCACAATAAATAGTGTGGCCCTTAATATTCAGCTCTAAATATTTGGCACGAAAATTGCTTGACTATTGAATGAAACACATTTTAAGGAGGACATTTTACTATGACATCACAGAAAGTACAAATATTAAATAAAATCGGGTTACATGCCCGCCCGGCTTCCATGCTGGTTACCACCGCAGGCAAATATCAATCGAATATTGCCATAATAAATGGAGAACGCTCTGCTATCGCAAAATCCATGATTAACCTGTTGTCCCTGCGTGTGAAAATGAATGACATCGTCACAATTCAGGCGGATGGAAACGATGAAGAACAGGCGATTGCCGCCTTAGTTGAACTAATTAATTCGAAATTTGGAGAAGATTAACACCTTGCAAAAAAGGAGGCAGCGGAATTATGAAAAAAGGCATTGGAGTTTCAAAGGGTTATGCTGTGGGGAAAGCATATGTTGTCAACACAGACCGCTTATTAGTCTTTAATGAATCCTCGCAAGATCCGGCCACGGAAGCTGACAGGCTGCAAAAAGCGTTGGAGTTGTCCAGTAAACAAATAGAAGCAATTGTGGAAAAAGCCCATGAAAAATTAGATGCAAAAAATGTAGAAATTATTGAGAGCCATCTGAATTTTTTGAAAGACCCTGCGTTTACGGGAG of the uncultured Caproiciproducens sp. genome contains:
- a CDS encoding sigma 54-interacting transcriptional regulator — its product is MKRIDIVKRKLSELSMEHGVTAGELADCLGLSRANISGDLNKLCEGGKAEKSGSKPVYYKISEAVIEKNAETMLDVFVRDNRSMFHCVEQAKAAVLYPPHGMHMMLFGETGVGKSMFAELIYQYAREKECVGTDAPFIIFNCADYANNPQLLVSQLMGTKKGAYTGADADRPGLLEKADGGFLFLDEVHRLPPQGQEMLFTFIDRGVYRRLGETDLERKAKVLLICATTENSDSTLLKTFVRRIPMIISIPNLSERTMEEKLNLISGFFRNESTRLDKPISVSVNSMRSLLSYHCPNNVGQLKNDIQIICAKAYSDYVSGKKGDLRIVSFDLPDYIKEGLYLETTHRQIWNRFIGINKRYCVFDSNSKELLFRYNEDAENIYEMIDTRMQELKSVGADDEEISKQIDDEIHLYFEKYTEISNHPQDFSSITNLVGAEIVQAVDKILTYAEEKLNRNFGNNIRYGMAVHIYNSINRVKRGRRIVNPQLNVIRKEHDAEFTVALESLNIINREFEITMPIDEAGFLAVFFCLNHLMTAGKNEKVQVIVIAHGMATATSMAGTANRLLGMDYAMGIDASLDENPQKVYVRLKEYLISKSQKSDLLLLVDMGSLTNFSSDLESELGIQVKTIPLVSTLHVIEATRKAALGYPLDYVYHEALSVNELLSEVDLSVPKRGQLPQMFILTICTTGEGSAELLKNILDNQLDYHNSICETVALKLTGEETISTRLDSISHIGKILCVVSTFQIGLTVPHFDLTDVFDGNAIPEIQILIDTENTFEKIGQTLSNMLKNINSKSVFNDIREAIHRIELQAQLELIPDALIGAFCHIGCMMDRMIGNSVIGEFPDKDSYIKSNRMLFETVKTSFDILERKFKFLIPDDEICYITSFFVEENCVPKP
- a CDS encoding HPr family phosphocarrier protein; translation: MTSQKVQILNKIGLHARPASMLVTTAGKYQSNIAIINGERSAIAKSMINLLSLRVKMNDIVTIQADGNDEEQAIAALVELINSKFGED